The following are encoded in a window of Nibricoccus aquaticus genomic DNA:
- a CDS encoding autotransporter outer membrane beta-barrel domain-containing protein, which translates to MPDRRQADRAHLSPYFHFLIMISLTSYKRLTGTAVLGMAAALTASAQVTVVDWIGVDSNYLNPANWSNNAVPNGTSGLRLTATPTNRVMNLNHTAAGAVTYQVNAIRTGVSLGYTFNLSGNQNGWLTYNIVGRGTHPFNTEPLTNSTGNAANRLSFYMNVGPYTTISLAGASLLASGGTSGLIYAEINLMGNSNIDASGILGTRIELGGINMEQGTSLNVGTKALTIAGATQAGQTALWAGTITQTNAAAGDTQKWGPGITRVTSTGVVNMPTLWNMRAGTYLVDGIHNGPIAINGATTVGGTGVINGNVTTNLNGALAPGGRQAAGTLTINGNVTLNGSLSIDLISPTEFDRLVLNGILTLGPTGNLAVGLADSFPLQPGTFRVLTTNQPIVGTFSSVALPSSQGLAASYVLGSNYLDINFTQLAFGTNPLLVGNHQSIAARIDQAVLAGTAPNSLLDTLNRQPSVILFRQVLDELSPTTYQSWFPSAVVRTNSMVQTVDDQLFQDARMGRRDGSMQSFFQGYRQESSRDPDANAAYSNYDTMAALGGFDYAFGEKLVVGGFLNYETTDFDLDVSGGLSTAESITGGAYARHTRGKLQVTGTAFAGTDEYESKRSIVRTRLGTWALAETKGSRYGSSVTAAYEIKTPLFDITPTVGAQYLSWDAKAFRETGSNGANLRVKYQSEASLASRVGFRIARSFEIKAGTLRPFFNVAWQHEFKDGERNLTSELFGGTYTIKATGIDANGFRVDTGVDWNITQAISLTARYITEQGGAADESVGVRGGLTIAF; encoded by the coding sequence ATGCCTGACCGGCGGCAAGCCGATCGGGCGCACCTCTCACCTTATTTTCATTTTTTGATCATGATCTCTCTAACGAGTTACAAGCGCCTGACCGGCACCGCAGTGCTGGGCATGGCAGCCGCGCTCACCGCTTCCGCCCAGGTTACCGTCGTCGATTGGATCGGCGTTGATTCGAACTACTTAAACCCCGCCAACTGGAGCAATAACGCCGTGCCTAATGGCACGTCCGGCCTGCGTTTGACGGCGACGCCCACTAATCGCGTGATGAATCTGAATCATACGGCGGCCGGTGCTGTCACCTATCAGGTGAACGCCATCCGTACCGGCGTCAGCCTCGGCTACACGTTTAACCTCTCCGGCAATCAGAATGGCTGGCTGACCTACAACATCGTCGGGCGCGGCACGCATCCGTTCAACACCGAGCCTTTGACCAACAGCACGGGCAACGCGGCGAACCGCCTTTCGTTCTACATGAACGTCGGCCCGTACACGACCATCTCGCTTGCTGGTGCTTCGCTGCTGGCCAGCGGTGGTACCTCGGGACTAATCTACGCCGAAATCAATCTGATGGGGAATTCGAACATCGATGCCTCCGGAATCCTCGGCACGCGCATCGAGCTGGGCGGAATCAACATGGAGCAAGGCACCTCGCTGAACGTCGGCACGAAGGCGCTCACGATTGCCGGTGCAACCCAGGCCGGGCAGACGGCGCTCTGGGCCGGCACGATCACCCAGACTAACGCGGCGGCCGGCGACACCCAGAAGTGGGGGCCCGGCATCACTCGCGTGACCAGCACGGGTGTGGTGAATATGCCTACACTGTGGAATATGCGTGCGGGCACTTACCTGGTGGACGGTATTCATAATGGCCCCATCGCCATCAATGGAGCCACGACGGTGGGCGGCACGGGTGTCATCAACGGCAACGTGACCACCAACCTCAACGGCGCCCTCGCTCCCGGCGGCCGTCAGGCGGCGGGGACGCTCACCATCAACGGCAACGTGACGCTGAACGGCTCGCTCAGTATCGATCTGATTTCTCCCACCGAGTTCGACCGTTTGGTGCTCAACGGTATTCTTACTCTAGGGCCGACCGGTAACCTTGCAGTGGGTCTGGCCGACTCGTTCCCACTCCAGCCCGGCACCTTCCGGGTGCTCACGACGAACCAGCCTATTGTGGGCACGTTCTCCTCGGTTGCGCTCCCGTCCAGCCAGGGCCTGGCGGCTTCTTACGTGCTCGGATCGAACTATCTGGATATTAACTTCACCCAGCTGGCGTTCGGCACGAATCCTTTGCTGGTTGGGAATCATCAGTCGATCGCAGCGCGTATCGACCAAGCTGTGCTTGCGGGGACTGCTCCCAACAGCCTGCTCGACACACTGAACCGTCAGCCATCGGTGATCCTGTTCCGCCAGGTGCTCGATGAGCTCTCGCCGACCACGTATCAATCCTGGTTCCCCTCCGCAGTCGTGCGGACGAACTCGATGGTGCAGACAGTGGACGACCAGCTGTTCCAAGACGCTCGCATGGGACGTCGGGATGGTTCCATGCAGAGCTTCTTCCAAGGGTACCGTCAGGAATCCTCACGTGATCCCGATGCCAACGCGGCTTACTCGAACTATGACACGATGGCCGCGCTGGGCGGTTTCGATTATGCGTTCGGTGAGAAGCTGGTCGTAGGCGGTTTCCTCAACTACGAGACGACCGACTTCGATCTCGATGTGAGCGGTGGTCTCAGCACCGCCGAAAGCATCACGGGTGGCGCTTATGCCCGGCATACGCGCGGCAAGCTTCAGGTCACCGGCACGGCCTTCGCCGGTACCGATGAGTATGAGTCCAAGCGCAGCATTGTGCGCACGCGCCTGGGCACTTGGGCTCTGGCTGAGACCAAGGGCAGCCGCTACGGCTCCAGCGTGACGGCCGCTTACGAGATCAAGACGCCGCTGTTCGATATCACGCCGACGGTCGGTGCGCAGTACCTGAGCTGGGACGCCAAAGCATTCCGGGAAACCGGTTCGAATGGGGCGAATCTTCGCGTGAAATATCAGAGCGAGGCTTCACTGGCCTCACGTGTAGGATTCCGGATCGCGCGCAGTTTCGAAATCAAAGCCGGAACTCTCCGTCCATTCTTCAACGTCGCCTGGCAGCACGAGTTCAAGGACGGCGAACGTAACCTGACGTCGGAACTTTTTGGCGGCACTTACACGATCAAAGCCACCGGCATCGATGCCAACGGCTTCCGCGTGGATACCGGTGTGGATTGGAATATCACTCAGGCCATCAGCCTCACGGCGCGCTACATCACCGAACAAGGTGGCGCTGCGGATGAGAGCGTGGGTGTGCGCGGTGGTCTGACCATCGCCTTCTAA
- a CDS encoding NAD-dependent epimerase/dehydratase family protein: MSTPSSSPKIALIGASGFIGLRTTEILTQRADLTLIPLVRSPASLAVLARQALDWRIASFVEVAPLAAALKGCDICIHAAIGDAAQIVHMAKVTYDACAAAGVRRLVWLSSASVFGQNCPTGTDDSTPLHDRHPLIYNNAKVHAERALQKCARDRRVELVMLRPGVVFGPRSRWITDPAADLRADRAGWLNHGKGICNTIYVDNLVEAMRLAAITPGVAGETFIVGDAETVTWREFLLPIAQHLGLDETAFTDLPVPAFAPERASRFTAFTLTPAYARAGQAVPYRLKRIVKGVLKAWPTPSSGAGAWVLRSSAKPASLTQELSLLQQCPWKLPHAHATARLGYQPPVTFAEGMKRSLAWLDFVTDARPA, from the coding sequence ATGAGCACGCCCTCCTCTTCACCGAAAATCGCCCTCATCGGCGCCAGCGGATTCATCGGCCTGCGCACGACCGAAATCTTAACCCAGCGCGCCGACCTCACGCTCATCCCGCTGGTGCGCTCCCCCGCCAGCCTCGCCGTCCTCGCCCGCCAGGCCCTCGACTGGCGCATCGCCTCCTTCGTCGAAGTCGCCCCGCTCGCCGCCGCGCTCAAAGGCTGCGACATCTGTATCCACGCCGCGATTGGGGACGCCGCCCAGATCGTCCACATGGCGAAAGTCACCTACGACGCCTGCGCCGCCGCCGGCGTCCGCCGCCTCGTGTGGCTCAGCAGCGCCTCCGTCTTCGGACAAAACTGCCCGACCGGCACCGACGACTCTACCCCGCTGCACGACCGGCACCCGCTCATCTACAATAACGCGAAAGTGCATGCCGAACGCGCGCTGCAAAAATGCGCCCGCGACCGCCGCGTCGAACTCGTGATGCTCCGCCCCGGCGTCGTCTTCGGCCCCCGCTCCCGCTGGATCACCGACCCCGCCGCCGACCTCCGCGCCGACCGCGCCGGCTGGCTCAACCACGGTAAAGGCATCTGCAATACGATCTACGTGGACAACCTCGTCGAAGCCATGCGCCTCGCCGCCATCACGCCCGGAGTCGCCGGCGAAACCTTCATCGTCGGCGACGCCGAGACTGTCACTTGGCGCGAATTCCTCCTGCCCATCGCGCAACACCTAGGCCTCGACGAAACCGCCTTCACCGATCTGCCCGTCCCCGCATTCGCCCCCGAACGCGCCAGCCGCTTCACCGCATTCACGCTGACCCCCGCTTACGCGCGCGCCGGACAAGCCGTCCCTTACCGCCTCAAGCGAATCGTCAAAGGCGTGCTCAAAGCCTGGCCCACACCCTCGTCAGGCGCAGGTGCCTGGGTTCTGCGCTCGTCCGCAAAACCCGCGAGCCTCACGCAAGAGCTCAGTCTCCTGCAGCAATGCCCGTGGAAACTCCCGCACGCGCATGCCACCGCCCGCCTCGGCTACCAGCCGCCTGTCACCTTCGCTGAAGGCATGAAACGCAGCCTCGCCTGGCTCGATTTCGTCACCGACGCCCGCCCCGCCTGA
- a CDS encoding Gfo/Idh/MocA family protein has protein sequence MTTSTASSPIPVVLVGCGAVSRLFYVPALRELARHGILRTNAVVDPSANARESLGTELQAKPCATLAEGLASGARLAIIATPPKFHREQTEAAFAAGLDVLCEKPLASNSAEGAAMVAAGARSGQRLAAGHYKRFMPAHRAIKLLIERQPFGPLREVTLTEGGRFGWPAATDSFFRKEQTPGGVLLDIGVHVLDLLLWWLGEPDRFTYADDAEGGLEANCQFNAEFPNNVQVSLRLSRDWPTPNCYVFRFERATIHARVNASNHLELTLDGFPMTFAAELRDPLPPVPTGPTAALETNPQAFIAQLADVCAAIRENRSPFITGADGLRAITLIEKCYQARQPLTQPWLAPLPKAL, from the coding sequence GTGACCACCTCCACCGCCAGCTCTCCGATTCCTGTCGTTCTCGTCGGCTGCGGCGCCGTCTCCCGCCTCTTCTACGTCCCCGCCCTCCGCGAACTCGCCCGCCACGGCATCCTCCGCACCAACGCCGTCGTCGATCCCTCCGCCAACGCTCGCGAATCCCTCGGCACCGAACTTCAAGCAAAGCCCTGCGCAACTCTCGCCGAGGGCCTCGCCTCCGGTGCCCGCCTCGCGATCATCGCGACTCCGCCCAAGTTTCACCGCGAACAAACCGAGGCCGCCTTCGCCGCCGGCCTCGATGTCCTCTGCGAAAAACCCCTCGCGTCTAACTCCGCCGAAGGCGCCGCCATGGTCGCCGCCGGCGCCCGCAGCGGACAACGCCTCGCCGCTGGCCACTACAAGCGTTTCATGCCCGCGCACCGCGCGATCAAGCTGCTCATTGAGCGCCAGCCCTTCGGCCCTCTCCGCGAAGTCACGCTCACCGAGGGCGGTCGCTTCGGCTGGCCCGCCGCCACCGATTCCTTTTTCCGCAAAGAACAAACCCCCGGCGGCGTCCTTCTCGACATTGGCGTCCACGTCCTCGATCTCCTGCTCTGGTGGCTCGGCGAACCCGACCGCTTCACCTACGCCGACGACGCCGAGGGCGGCCTCGAGGCCAACTGCCAGTTCAACGCCGAATTCCCCAACAACGTCCAGGTCTCGCTACGCCTCAGCCGCGACTGGCCCACGCCCAACTGCTACGTCTTCCGTTTCGAGCGCGCCACGATTCACGCCCGCGTCAACGCCAGCAACCACCTCGAACTCACCCTCGACGGTTTCCCCATGACCTTCGCCGCCGAGCTGCGCGATCCACTCCCGCCAGTTCCGACCGGCCCCACCGCCGCTCTGGAAACCAATCCCCAGGCCTTCATCGCCCAACTCGCCGATGTCTGCGCCGCCATCCGGGAAAACCGCTCGCCCTTCATCACCGGAGCCGACGGCCTTCGCGCGATCACGCTCATCGAAAAATGCTACCAGGCCCGCCAGCCGCTCACCCAACCCTGGCTCGCCCCGCTTCCCAAGGCCCTATGA
- a CDS encoding glycosyltransferase, translated as MARRPTRLLVATRHNPFPENDGAGAYLFDLIEYLSTRGFVTEVAWLHADGAVKNNSPWRIPAHFQRAARLHIIGGLTLAGKIWFPAEHGHGAKARALNTIKVSLKSIGLGFLFSAREARKKQPASSSTPTPAPASGSLTKASWSALPSPAEHAFFEKRVRAFRPDAILVNYCWLAPLLAGHDALPTAILSCDVVSQRLDRTPGLDPDPATPEGEARLLAAARHILAISEDDAAIFRTFLPSRPIIITPKAAEPRPLPGPTVPDRVLFVGGINDFNREGILWFLREAWPLIREKNPRALLHICGGIGSIVNDVPPGVVIRGRVPDLTAEYAEASAVIVPLLNGSGVKIKLVEAASYGKAVVTTPIGLQGLGFFRPAVIEASSATAFADGVSRILADASTQRTLGENLLQQVIQHLSRDIAYGPVLRALSPTP; from the coding sequence GTGGCCCGCCGCCCCACACGCCTGCTCGTCGCGACCCGTCACAATCCCTTTCCGGAAAACGACGGCGCGGGCGCCTACCTCTTCGATCTGATCGAGTACCTCTCCACGCGCGGATTCGTCACCGAGGTCGCCTGGCTGCACGCCGACGGCGCGGTCAAAAACAACTCCCCCTGGCGCATCCCCGCCCACTTCCAGCGCGCCGCCCGCCTTCACATCATCGGCGGCCTCACCCTCGCCGGTAAAATCTGGTTCCCCGCCGAGCACGGCCACGGCGCCAAAGCCCGCGCGCTGAATACCATCAAGGTCTCTCTCAAATCCATCGGCCTCGGCTTCCTCTTCTCCGCCCGCGAAGCCCGCAAAAAACAACCCGCCTCCTCCTCCACGCCGACTCCCGCCCCCGCTTCAGGTTCTCTCACCAAAGCCAGCTGGAGCGCCCTGCCCAGCCCAGCTGAGCACGCCTTCTTCGAAAAACGTGTGCGCGCCTTCCGCCCCGACGCGATTCTCGTCAACTACTGCTGGCTCGCCCCCCTGCTCGCTGGCCACGACGCGCTCCCCACCGCCATTCTCTCGTGCGATGTCGTCTCTCAACGACTCGACCGCACACCCGGCCTCGACCCCGACCCCGCCACCCCCGAGGGCGAAGCCCGTCTCCTCGCCGCCGCCCGGCACATCCTCGCCATCAGCGAAGACGACGCCGCCATCTTCCGCACCTTCCTCCCCTCCCGCCCGATCATCATCACCCCGAAGGCCGCCGAACCCCGTCCGCTCCCCGGCCCCACCGTCCCCGACCGCGTCCTCTTCGTCGGCGGCATCAACGACTTCAACCGCGAGGGCATCCTCTGGTTCCTGCGCGAAGCCTGGCCGCTCATTCGCGAAAAAAATCCCCGCGCCCTTCTCCACATCTGCGGCGGCATCGGCAGCATCGTGAACGACGTTCCTCCCGGCGTCGTCATCCGCGGCCGCGTTCCCGATCTCACCGCCGAATACGCCGAAGCCTCCGCCGTCATCGTCCCCCTCCTCAACGGCAGCGGCGTGAAAATCAAACTCGTCGAGGCCGCCAGCTACGGCAAAGCCGTCGTCACCACTCCCATCGGTCTCCAGGGCCTCGGCTTCTTCCGCCCCGCCGTCATCGAAGCGTCCTCCGCCACCGCCTTCGCCGACGGCGTCAGCCGCATCCTCGCCGACGCCTCCACCCAGCGCACCCTCGGCGAAAACCTCCTCCAGCAAGTCATCCAGCATCTCTCGCGCGACATCGCCTACGGCCCCGTCCTCCGCGCACTGTCTCCCACCCCATGA
- a CDS encoding glycosyltransferase family 2 protein, producing the protein MARSPLISVIIPAYNVAPYVRDALASVQAQTFRDFEIIVVNDGSTDSTLAILQGIAATEPRLKIISRPNTGIVGAMNDAIAASSAPFLARMDGDDLCAPQRFERQLAFLQANPAVLLVGSNVEFIDSTAARLKTYAPPHDASAIHTALLAGNSGALIHPAVMGPRRAWTETGGYREAYKFVEDYDLYLRAARLGPLANLDEPLLRYRIHAQSTNYLRRDKQTVLLKELCRDARAHAGLTDSFVFNPSPAHPDAASVYREWAWWAVDGREKATARRYAWRAWRSAPWRIENTRCLLRILRATR; encoded by the coding sequence ATGGCCCGCAGCCCGCTCATTTCCGTCATCATCCCCGCGTATAATGTAGCCCCCTACGTTCGCGACGCGCTCGCCAGCGTGCAGGCCCAGACGTTTCGCGACTTCGAGATCATCGTCGTCAACGATGGCTCCACCGACTCCACCCTCGCGATCCTCCAGGGAATCGCCGCCACCGAGCCGCGCCTAAAAATCATCTCGCGCCCCAACACCGGCATCGTCGGCGCCATGAATGACGCCATCGCCGCCAGCTCCGCGCCTTTCCTCGCCCGCATGGACGGCGACGATCTCTGCGCTCCGCAACGCTTCGAACGCCAGCTCGCCTTCCTCCAGGCCAACCCCGCTGTCCTGCTGGTCGGCTCCAACGTCGAGTTCATCGACTCCACCGCCGCCCGCCTCAAAACCTACGCGCCTCCGCACGACGCCTCCGCCATCCACACCGCCCTCCTCGCGGGCAACAGCGGCGCCCTCATCCATCCCGCAGTGATGGGCCCCCGCCGCGCCTGGACAGAAACCGGCGGCTACCGCGAAGCCTACAAATTCGTCGAGGATTACGATCTCTACCTCCGCGCCGCCCGCCTCGGCCCACTCGCCAATCTCGACGAGCCGCTCCTCCGCTACCGTATCCACGCCCAAAGCACGAACTACCTGCGCCGCGACAAACAGACCGTCCTCCTCAAAGAACTCTGCCGCGACGCCCGCGCCCACGCCGGCCTCACCGATTCCTTCGTCTTCAATCCCTCTCCCGCCCACCCCGATGCCGCCTCCGTGTACCGCGAGTGGGCCTGGTGGGCTGTCGATGGCCGCGAAAAAGCCACCGCCCGCCGCTACGCCTGGCGCGCCTGGCGCAGTGCGCCCTGGCGCATCGAAAACACCCGCTGCCTGCTGCGCATCCTCAGAGCCACCCGATGA
- a CDS encoding glycosyltransferase family 2 protein, which produces MNLSILIAAYKADPFLPAAFASIAAQTHLDWELIVVEDGSRDTTEALVQQFAASHPGRRIVYDNLGVNRGVAAARNRLLALAQGDGVAFLDADDQWTPTHLADLSLALEAGAALAFSGIELWDGDRHQTMGTYLPPAPWLEEPRRWIFEHSFVQTSSCVALPKATISRIGLIDETLRIGEDRDYWFRALAGGGKIACTGKVTCRYTKHEGSSMTKTLRVASDTVAFYRKHHEDASLPLALRRRLLAHALWIQGRLLRASDRATARQNFREAIRLQPLALRYWPYCFA; this is translated from the coding sequence ATGAACCTGAGCATCCTCATTGCCGCGTATAAGGCCGACCCGTTTCTCCCAGCCGCTTTTGCCAGCATCGCCGCGCAAACCCATCTCGACTGGGAGCTCATCGTCGTCGAAGACGGCTCGCGCGACACCACCGAGGCCCTCGTCCAGCAATTCGCCGCCAGCCACCCCGGCCGCCGGATTGTGTATGATAATCTCGGCGTCAACCGCGGCGTCGCCGCCGCGCGTAACCGCTTGCTCGCGCTCGCCCAAGGAGACGGCGTCGCCTTCCTCGACGCCGACGACCAGTGGACGCCAACCCACCTCGCCGATCTGAGTCTCGCGCTGGAAGCAGGCGCCGCACTCGCCTTTTCCGGCATCGAGCTCTGGGACGGCGATCGTCACCAGACGATGGGTACGTATCTCCCGCCCGCTCCCTGGCTTGAAGAGCCACGCCGCTGGATCTTCGAACACTCCTTCGTCCAGACCTCATCCTGCGTCGCGCTCCCCAAAGCCACCATCTCCAGGATCGGACTCATCGATGAAACCCTCCGCATCGGCGAAGACCGCGACTACTGGTTCCGCGCACTAGCTGGCGGCGGCAAAATCGCCTGCACGGGGAAAGTGACCTGCCGCTACACCAAGCACGAAGGCAGCAGCATGACCAAGACCCTGCGCGTGGCATCCGACACCGTGGCCTTCTACCGCAAGCACCACGAAGACGCCTCGCTTCCGCTCGCCCTGCGCCGCCGCCTGCTCGCGCACGCGCTCTGGATTCAAGGCCGCCTCCTCCGCGCATCCGACCGCGCCACCGCTCGCCAAAACTTCCGCGAAGCCATCCGCCTCCAACCGCTCGCGCTCCGCTACTGGCCCTACTGCTTCGCCTGA
- a CDS encoding putative nucleotide-diphospho-sugar transferase, which produces MNASSVERAVYFLGNDRVLNFGIAAFESFRRTNPDLPAYLLPFNDDLARTRELCARYRIQIVEDPSLKILHETAEEFWDEKHRDHAMLKKFYAFFGPAKLFLYTDCDVLFLEDLHPLFDKFDRAGLQFLSFDSCLEYVYKAGAFRDELVSSGVTRGFNAGVFLARNASTTLPEVQAFFKTHKAIRREFHDTRDQAMLNYFVDFHRWKHLNFAELDPAYCETNNGRFCPVVHKGDAWVLDDKFSRYHGKRFCILHWNGIKLPGVLPNHLLYRRDRHRPESFSTRVSLDWQNLWKGRAALSQRVSDYVGIQWQRVAKRFKR; this is translated from the coding sequence ATGAACGCCTCCTCCGTCGAACGCGCAGTGTATTTCCTGGGCAACGACCGCGTGCTCAACTTCGGCATCGCCGCCTTCGAAAGCTTCCGCCGCACCAACCCCGACCTCCCCGCCTACCTCCTCCCGTTCAACGACGACCTCGCCCGCACCCGCGAGCTCTGCGCCCGCTACCGCATCCAGATCGTCGAAGACCCTTCCCTCAAAATTCTCCACGAAACCGCCGAGGAATTCTGGGACGAAAAGCACCGCGACCACGCGATGCTCAAAAAATTCTACGCCTTCTTCGGTCCCGCGAAGCTGTTTCTCTACACCGACTGCGACGTCCTCTTCCTCGAAGACCTCCACCCCCTCTTCGACAAGTTCGACCGCGCCGGCCTCCAGTTCCTCAGCTTCGATTCATGCCTTGAATACGTTTACAAGGCCGGCGCCTTCCGCGACGAACTCGTCTCCTCCGGCGTCACCCGCGGCTTCAACGCCGGCGTCTTTCTCGCCCGCAACGCCTCCACCACGCTCCCCGAGGTCCAGGCATTCTTCAAAACCCACAAGGCCATCCGCCGCGAATTCCACGACACCCGCGATCAGGCGATGCTCAACTACTTCGTCGATTTCCACCGCTGGAAACACCTCAACTTCGCTGAACTCGACCCCGCCTACTGCGAGACCAACAACGGCCGTTTCTGCCCCGTTGTCCACAAGGGCGATGCCTGGGTGCTCGACGACAAATTCTCCCGCTACCACGGCAAACGCTTCTGCATCCTCCACTGGAACGGCATCAAACTCCCCGGCGTCCTCCCCAACCACCTGCTCTACCGCCGCGATCGCCACCGCCCCGAGAGTTTCTCCACGCGCGTTTCTCTCGATTGGCAAAATCTCTGGAAGGGCCGCGCCGCTCTCAGTCAGCGCGTGAGCGACTACGTCGGCATTCAGTGGCAGCGAGTCGCCAAACGCTTCAAACGCTAG
- a CDS encoding glycosyltransferase, producing the protein MISVILCTHNPRADFLARTLDSLRMQDLPVAQWEFVLVDNHSRDPLSARLDLSWHPRARVVREDELGLTPARLRGIAETSGELLVFVDDDNILQPDYLRTAATLAVENPQLGCWGGSCIGEFETPPPSWAAPYLCYLAIRETTRFTWANEYRYDIVPTGAGMCIRRHIAETYARETKASPLRRELDRKGASLVSGGDSDMAFTAIDQGLGIGLSPRLSLRHLMTKGRLELAYLERLMEGIASSAPLVLHVRGAYRPAVTPGRINRWLSAYRLSRQPAPVRRMEAARQRGEQSAAQKIASLSCPA; encoded by the coding sequence ATGATCTCCGTCATCCTTTGCACCCACAACCCCCGAGCCGATTTCCTCGCCCGCACGCTCGACTCGTTGCGCATGCAGGATCTCCCGGTCGCTCAATGGGAGTTCGTGCTCGTCGATAACCACTCCCGCGATCCTCTCTCCGCCCGGCTCGATCTCTCCTGGCATCCACGCGCCCGCGTCGTGCGCGAGGACGAACTCGGCCTCACCCCCGCCCGCCTCCGCGGCATCGCGGAAACGTCGGGAGAGCTCCTCGTCTTTGTTGACGACGACAACATCCTCCAGCCCGACTACCTCCGCACCGCCGCCACCCTCGCAGTCGAAAACCCGCAGCTCGGCTGCTGGGGCGGTTCCTGTATCGGCGAATTTGAGACGCCGCCTCCTTCCTGGGCCGCGCCCTACCTCTGCTACCTCGCCATCCGCGAAACCACCCGTTTTACCTGGGCCAACGAGTACCGCTACGACATCGTCCCCACCGGCGCCGGCATGTGCATCCGCCGCCACATTGCCGAAACCTACGCGCGCGAAACCAAGGCCAGCCCCCTGCGCCGCGAGCTCGACCGCAAAGGCGCCTCCCTCGTCTCCGGCGGCGATTCCGACATGGCATTCACCGCCATCGACCAGGGGCTCGGTATCGGCCTCTCCCCGCGCCTGAGCCTCCGTCACCTCATGACCAAAGGCCGCCTCGAACTCGCCTACCTCGAACGCCTCATGGAAGGCATCGCCTCCTCCGCGCCGCTCGTCCTGCACGTGCGCGGAGCCTATCGCCCTGCCGTCACGCCCGGCCGCATCAACCGCTGGCTCTCCGCCTATCGTCTCTCCCGCCAGCCCGCTCCCGTGCGCCGCATGGAAGCCGCCCGCCAACGCGGCGAACAAAGCGCCGCGCAAAAAATCGCCAGCCTCTCATGCCCCGCCTGA
- a CDS encoding putative nucleotide-diphospho-sugar transferase, producing MKTPARRGALYIVSGHPRYLEEAEFSARMLRKFNPGLPIAFASPSRKFKSRHADIFCQLDPLDHPLKYKPLGLLNSPFEETLFLDSDTQVKGDLTSLLALFDRADLAAAHDLLADWSVTPPRFLSYTDPDHFNTGVLLVRRTPATTALLTEWYDRTRAQDAAVMRPGIFCDQHWFNTLVLEEKAAQRHGVPLTTFDNRLYNVRPQMVDPMTAEGIFDAARILHFRGNSQKRPLLRRILSSLKKTLTRS from the coding sequence ATGAAAACACCCGCCCGCCGTGGAGCGCTCTACATCGTCTCCGGCCACCCGCGCTACCTCGAGGAGGCCGAGTTCTCCGCCAGGATGCTGCGGAAGTTCAACCCCGGTCTCCCCATCGCCTTCGCCTCGCCCTCCCGGAAATTCAAATCCCGTCACGCCGATATTTTCTGCCAGCTCGATCCACTCGATCACCCGCTCAAATACAAACCCCTCGGCCTCCTCAATTCCCCCTTCGAGGAAACGCTCTTTCTCGATTCAGACACCCAGGTCAAAGGAGACCTCACCTCGCTGCTCGCGCTCTTCGACCGCGCCGACCTCGCCGCCGCCCACGATCTCCTCGCCGACTGGTCCGTCACCCCTCCTCGCTTCCTTTCCTACACCGATCCCGACCACTTCAACACCGGCGTGCTCCTCGTGCGCCGCACGCCCGCCACCACCGCCTTGCTCACCGAGTGGTACGACCGCACCCGCGCCCAGGACGCCGCCGTCATGCGCCCCGGTATTTTCTGCGATCAACACTGGTTCAACACGCTCGTCCTCGAAGAAAAAGCCGCGCAACGCCACGGCGTTCCCCTGACCACCTTCGATAACCGCCTCTACAATGTCCGCCCGCAGATGGTCGATCCCATGACCGCCGAAGGCATCTTCGACGCCGCCCGCATTCTCCACTTCCGCGGCAACTCCCAAAAACGCCCCCTCCTGCGCCGCATCCTCTCGTCCCTGAAAAAGACCCTCACCCGCAGCTGA